A genomic window from Microbacterium sp. ET2 includes:
- a CDS encoding helix-turn-helix transcriptional regulator: MSDTTTRALSLLNLLQTHRHWPGTELAARLGVTERTVRRDVERLRDLGYRIESTPGITGGYRLEAGSAVPPLLLTDEEAVAMAIGLRVAASQRLVSGPETTLTALAKLEQVLPAPLRRRVTALADAVQPAGIQAGAAVSSEVLGELALAIRDHERVRFDYTSMTGAETRRRVEPHALAPADRHWYLLCWDLERDDWRTFRVDRLARVEHTRVLFEPRPLTPEEVEDFILVARSWTRQPVEADAVIDLPFDVMKEYFGIWGQGATEEDAAHTRWPVGGADFRETMYGLSWIPAGVDFTTDLAEPARSELREVLERMLRALNAPPPPDRSIAPQHSVTP; this comes from the coding sequence ATGTCCGACACCACCACCCGCGCCCTCTCGCTGCTGAACCTCCTGCAGACGCATCGGCACTGGCCCGGCACCGAGCTCGCGGCGCGATTGGGCGTGACCGAGCGCACCGTGCGACGCGACGTCGAGCGGCTCCGCGACCTCGGCTACCGCATCGAGTCGACGCCCGGCATCACCGGCGGCTACCGCCTCGAGGCCGGGAGCGCCGTCCCACCGCTCCTCCTCACCGACGAGGAGGCCGTGGCGATGGCGATCGGGCTGCGCGTCGCGGCATCCCAGCGGCTGGTGAGCGGACCCGAGACGACCCTCACGGCGCTGGCGAAGCTCGAGCAGGTGCTGCCCGCGCCGCTTCGGCGGCGGGTGACGGCGCTGGCCGACGCAGTGCAGCCGGCGGGTATCCAGGCGGGTGCGGCGGTGTCGAGCGAGGTGCTCGGGGAGCTGGCGCTGGCGATCCGCGATCACGAGCGGGTGCGGTTCGACTACACCTCCATGACCGGCGCCGAGACCCGTCGGCGCGTGGAGCCGCACGCCCTCGCCCCCGCCGACCGGCACTGGTACCTGCTCTGCTGGGACCTCGAGCGCGATGACTGGCGCACCTTCCGCGTCGATCGGCTCGCGCGCGTCGAGCACACCCGGGTGCTCTTCGAGCCGCGGCCGCTCACGCCGGAGGAGGTCGAGGATTTCATCCTCGTCGCCCGATCGTGGACACGGCAGCCCGTCGAGGCCGACGCCGTCATCGACCTGCCCTTCGACGTGATGAAGGAGTATTTCGGCATCTGGGGACAGGGGGCGACGGAAGAGGATGCCGCGCACACGCGCTGGCCGGTGGGTGGCGCCGACTTCCGCGAGACCATGTACGGACTGTCGTGGATTCCCGCCGGCGTCGACTTCACGACCGATCTCGCCGAGCCGGCGCGCTCCGAGCTGCGCGAGGTGCTCGAGCGGATGCTGCGTGCCCTCAATGCTCCTCCGCCGCCCGATCGGTCGATCGCCCCGCAACACTCCGTCACACCCTGA
- a CDS encoding ABC transporter ATP-binding protein encodes MANEPIIEAQGLTKRFTVKKKTVAAVTDLTFEVQRGELVAFLGPNGAGKSTSLRMLTTLLPPTSGTARVVGHDILHDPAGVRARIGYVGQLTSGSFSQRARDELLSQGAFYGMGRTAASARADELIESLDLSGFATRTVQQLSGGQKRRLDIALGLMHAPPLIFLDEPSTGLDPQSRANLWEHILDLRTRFGTTIFLTTHYLEEADRYAERVMVMDKGRVIADDTAARLKAELAGDVVTLGFRTADAAERAFPVLSALSGRDVRHVEGSDAADLAVTAPQGDVLLPRAVRELDAAGIEVVRATGVPPTLDDVFLSLTGRTLRDADQPADETEEAAGRAADDQAAEAATEGAVR; translated from the coding sequence ATGGCGAACGAACCGATCATCGAAGCGCAGGGGCTCACCAAGCGCTTCACCGTCAAGAAGAAGACCGTGGCGGCGGTCACCGATCTCACGTTCGAGGTGCAGCGCGGCGAACTCGTCGCATTCCTCGGACCCAACGGCGCAGGCAAATCCACCAGCCTGCGCATGCTCACCACGCTCCTTCCGCCCACCTCCGGCACCGCGCGGGTCGTCGGCCACGACATCCTGCACGACCCCGCGGGCGTCCGCGCCCGCATCGGCTATGTCGGTCAGCTCACCAGCGGCAGCTTCTCGCAGCGCGCTCGCGACGAGCTGCTCAGCCAGGGTGCGTTCTACGGGATGGGCCGCACCGCGGCATCCGCTCGGGCAGACGAGCTGATCGAATCGCTGGATCTCTCGGGGTTCGCGACCCGCACCGTGCAGCAGCTCAGCGGCGGGCAGAAGCGCCGGCTCGACATCGCACTGGGGCTGATGCACGCCCCGCCGCTGATCTTCCTCGACGAACCCTCCACGGGCCTCGACCCGCAGAGCCGGGCGAACCTGTGGGAGCACATCCTCGACCTGCGCACGCGCTTCGGCACGACGATCTTCCTCACCACCCACTACCTCGAGGAGGCCGACCGCTACGCCGAACGCGTCATGGTGATGGACAAGGGCCGCGTCATCGCCGACGACACCGCCGCGCGGCTGAAGGCCGAGCTCGCCGGTGATGTGGTGACCCTCGGTTTCAGAACAGCGGATGCCGCCGAGCGGGCCTTTCCGGTGTTGTCGGCGCTCAGCGGGAGGGACGTGCGACACGTCGAGGGGAGCGATGCGGCGGATCTGGCCGTCACGGCGCCCCAGGGCGACGTGCTGCTGCCGCGCGCGGTGCGCGAGCTCGACGCCGCCGGCATCGAAGTGGTGCGCGCGACCGGGGTGCCGCCGACGCTCGACGACGTGTTCCTGAGTCTGACGGGACGCACGCTCCGCGACGCCGACCAGCCGGCCGACGAGACCGAAGAGGCGGCCGGGAGGGCCGCCGATGACCAGGCCGCCGAGGCCGCAACCGAAGGAGCGGTGCGATGA
- a CDS encoding ABC transporter permease, translated as MSTQTRQPVASDRPDTVVRPNVARDTWNVLSRELRPTLRDPFTVIFSLVQPLVFLGLFAPLLVGQSGEPVSETLRWFVPGVLVMIVLFGTGATGSNLQYEMMTGSHERTLVAPISRASLLVGRALKEVVPIVVQAIIIVLIALPFGFPVNVAGMVIGILLLAVFGVGLGSLSYTLAIKTKDREWLFWGVQQTLIFPLLILSGVLLPLDDGPAWMRAVATVNPINWVVQAERALFAGDLAAPVVLWGWVAALLLAAVGLAVGVRAMRKSD; from the coding sequence ATGAGCACGCAGACACGGCAGCCCGTGGCATCCGATCGACCTGACACCGTGGTGCGACCGAACGTCGCCCGCGACACCTGGAATGTGCTGAGTCGGGAGCTGCGGCCGACGCTCCGCGACCCGTTCACGGTGATCTTCAGCCTCGTGCAGCCGCTGGTGTTCCTGGGGCTCTTCGCCCCGCTGCTCGTGGGGCAGTCGGGGGAGCCGGTGAGCGAGACGCTCCGCTGGTTCGTCCCGGGGGTGCTCGTCATGATCGTGCTGTTCGGCACCGGGGCGACGGGGTCCAACCTGCAGTACGAAATGATGACCGGCTCTCACGAGCGCACCCTCGTCGCGCCGATCTCGCGGGCGTCGCTGCTCGTCGGGCGTGCGCTGAAGGAGGTCGTGCCGATCGTGGTGCAGGCGATCATCATCGTGCTGATCGCGCTGCCGTTCGGGTTCCCGGTGAATGTGGCCGGGATGGTCATCGGGATTCTGCTGCTGGCGGTGTTCGGCGTGGGGCTCGGGTCGCTCTCGTACACGCTCGCGATCAAGACGAAGGACCGCGAGTGGCTCTTCTGGGGGGTGCAGCAGACCTTGATCTTCCCGCTGCTGATCCTCTCGGGCGTGCTGCTGCCGCTCGACGACGGGCCGGCGTGGATGCGCGCGGTCGCGACCGTGAACCCGATCAACTGGGTCGTACAGGCCGAGCGTGCGCTGTTCGCGGGTGACCTCGCGGCGCCCGTGGTGCTCTGGGGGTGGGTCGCGGCGCTGCTTCTCGCAGCGGTGGGGCTCGCCGTCGGGGTGCGCGCGATGCGCAAGAGCGACTGA
- a CDS encoding DUF4440 domain-containing protein → MRLNELLDWERRGWESLCDGTSAHFYGELMTDDAVMVLATGAVMDRSQVRDALAASPTWDSFEIADERLVEVGPGAAALVYRGTARRGMTEPFVAAMTSVYTCIDGEVRLKLYQQTPASA, encoded by the coding sequence ATGCGTCTGAATGAACTCTTGGACTGGGAGCGTCGCGGCTGGGAATCGCTCTGCGACGGAACGAGCGCGCACTTCTACGGCGAACTGATGACCGATGACGCCGTGATGGTGCTCGCGACCGGAGCCGTGATGGACCGCTCCCAGGTTCGCGATGCGCTCGCGGCGTCGCCGACCTGGGACTCGTTCGAGATCGCAGACGAACGACTCGTCGAAGTGGGGCCGGGCGCCGCGGCCCTGGTCTATCGAGGCACCGCACGACGCGGGATGACCGAGCCCTTCGTCGCGGCGATGACGAGCGTGTACACATGCATCGACGGTGAGGTGCGACTGAAGCTGTATCAGCAGACCCCGGCGAGCGCATGA
- a CDS encoding dihydrofolate reductase family protein has translation MGRLLYTTNVSLDGFIEDPDGGFDFLPAGDDVFGAHTELMQSVGTLVYGRRLYERMSVWETDPSFAARSAALALFSAAFVDTDKVVYSTSLTATPTARTRIERSFDPTVVREMKDAADRDLLIGGADLAGHALRARLVDEVQLYVAPVSVGGGKPGLPTGIRIDLDLLGERRFDNGVVLLRYRPRLA, from the coding sequence GTGGGCAGGCTGCTCTACACGACCAATGTCTCGCTCGACGGATTCATCGAAGATCCGGATGGCGGCTTCGACTTCCTTCCGGCCGGCGACGACGTCTTCGGCGCGCACACGGAGCTGATGCAGTCGGTCGGCACGCTCGTCTACGGCCGGCGTCTCTACGAACGGATGTCGGTCTGGGAGACCGATCCCTCGTTCGCGGCGCGATCGGCCGCCCTCGCCCTCTTCTCCGCCGCGTTCGTCGACACCGACAAGGTCGTCTACTCGACGAGTCTCACCGCCACACCAACGGCGCGCACACGCATCGAGCGCTCCTTCGATCCGACAGTCGTTCGAGAGATGAAGGATGCCGCTGACCGCGACCTCCTGATCGGCGGCGCCGATCTCGCGGGGCACGCGCTGCGCGCCCGACTCGTCGACGAGGTGCAGCTCTACGTCGCCCCGGTCTCGGTCGGCGGCGGGAAGCCGGGTCTGCCCACCGGCATCCGGATCGATCTGGATCTGCTCGGCGAGCGCCGCTTCGACAATGGCGTGGTCTTGCTCCGCTACCGGCCGCGCCTCGCGTGA
- a CDS encoding aminoglycoside adenylyltransferase domain-containing protein: METDSERVERLAEVIAEALERTLVSLILYGSAVSGGLRPDSDIDLLAVVSHALDPSQRERLVDGLLRTSGRRAFDGPARPVELTVIVTDHMREAEPVVQFQYGEWLRDDATAGRLAGPHVDHDVILLMAMARDSGHALRGVAPEDCLPEPSRGAVRAAITATLPALLGDLTGDERNVILTLARMLVTVREGRFVPKDAAAERIARAAPEEQNEMLRIAAAAYRGEVDDDWTSLQMAMRAFVADAASEIAAAGTSEPLLGHSPSAPLPARVVTTDHEIPDRPPLIVEPGDTVEVGDRDAEWPAFVFVTTPRGSGWVPARHIQIDGRTGVVLVGYDTTELPARAGGLLHVIRDDPESGWAWCRDDAAREGWVPHRVLAPPA; the protein is encoded by the coding sequence GTGGAGACGGACAGCGAGAGAGTCGAACGCCTGGCGGAGGTGATCGCCGAGGCGCTCGAACGGACCCTGGTGAGCCTGATCTTGTACGGGTCCGCCGTCTCCGGCGGTCTCCGTCCCGACAGCGACATAGACCTCCTGGCCGTCGTCAGCCATGCGCTCGATCCGTCTCAACGCGAGCGCCTCGTCGACGGCTTGCTCCGCACGTCCGGCCGTCGAGCCTTCGACGGTCCCGCGCGCCCCGTCGAGTTGACGGTCATCGTGACGGACCACATGCGCGAGGCCGAGCCGGTCGTGCAGTTCCAGTACGGCGAGTGGCTACGGGATGACGCAACCGCAGGACGCCTCGCGGGACCACACGTCGACCACGATGTGATCCTGCTCATGGCGATGGCGCGAGACTCGGGCCACGCCCTGCGCGGCGTCGCGCCGGAGGACTGCCTGCCTGAGCCCTCACGGGGCGCCGTCCGCGCCGCGATCACGGCGACCCTCCCTGCCCTCCTCGGTGACCTCACCGGGGATGAGCGGAATGTCATCCTGACCCTCGCCCGAATGCTCGTGACCGTGCGCGAGGGCCGATTCGTGCCGAAGGATGCCGCGGCGGAGCGCATCGCTCGCGCGGCTCCCGAGGAGCAGAACGAGATGCTGCGCATCGCCGCAGCCGCATATCGCGGCGAGGTCGACGACGACTGGACATCGCTGCAGATGGCCATGCGAGCCTTCGTCGCGGACGCCGCGTCGGAGATCGCGGCAGCCGGCACGAGCGAGCCTCTCCTGGGTCACTCACCGTCTGCGCCGCTCCCCGCGCGTGTCGTGACCACGGATCACGAGATCCCCGATCGCCCCCCTCTCATCGTCGAACCCGGCGACACGGTAGAGGTCGGCGACCGCGACGCCGAGTGGCCGGCCTTCGTGTTCGTCACGACGCCGCGCGGCTCAGGGTGGGTGCCCGCACGGCATATCCAGATCGACGGACGAACGGGCGTCGTCCTCGTCGGCTACGACACCACCGAACTTCCCGCCCGGGCGGGGGGTCTTCTCCATGTCATCCGCGACGATCCCGAGAGCGGCTGGGCCTGGTGTCGTGACGACGCGGCACGGGAGGGCTGGGTTCCGCACCGCGTGCTCGCCCCTCCGGCGTGA
- a CDS encoding alpha/beta hydrolase: MSGAGNTVDLDAWPHLFEPGDADAPVLLTLHGTGGNEREITALVPHLWPGAGVLSPRGRVSEQGMTRWFRRRGEGVFDVDDVIARAGELVGFLEAARDRYGLSGRRIIAAGFSNGANIASAAALLHPESLDRVVGFSGMYPFADRDPVRDASAIELVLLNGAADPMAPSASVDRLVEVATSHGAAVERHVRAGGHGLAQSDVDAARRWLAGR, encoded by the coding sequence GTGAGCGGGGCTGGGAACACCGTCGACCTCGACGCTTGGCCGCACCTGTTCGAGCCGGGGGACGCCGACGCCCCCGTGCTGCTGACCCTTCACGGCACCGGCGGCAACGAGCGCGAGATCACGGCGCTCGTGCCGCATCTGTGGCCCGGGGCCGGTGTGCTCTCACCCCGCGGCCGGGTGAGCGAGCAGGGGATGACCCGGTGGTTCCGTCGCAGGGGCGAGGGGGTGTTCGACGTCGACGACGTGATCGCGCGGGCGGGTGAGCTCGTCGGGTTCCTCGAGGCGGCGCGGGACCGGTACGGGCTCAGCGGCAGGCGGATCATCGCGGCGGGCTTCTCGAACGGGGCGAACATCGCGTCGGCGGCCGCGCTGCTGCACCCCGAGTCGCTCGATCGGGTGGTCGGGTTCAGCGGGATGTACCCGTTCGCCGACCGCGACCCCGTCCGCGACGCGTCGGCAATCGAGCTCGTGCTGCTCAACGGTGCGGCTGACCCGATGGCGCCGTCGGCGAGTGTCGATCGCCTCGTCGAGGTCGCGACATCGCACGGTGCTGCCGTCGAGCGGCACGTCCGCGCCGGCGGTCACGGTCTCGCGCAGAGCGATGTCGACGCGGCCAGGAGGTGGCTCGCGGGCCGCTGA
- a CDS encoding ring-cleaving dioxygenase, which yields MTAATQGLHHVTALAGDPQKNIDFYITGLGLRLVKKTVNFDAPGTYHLYYGDEAGRPGSLMTFFPWRGIAPGRIGAGQSTSTAFSVPAGSLSWWVDHFASVGSEAKITSRSSTDERLLVRDPDGLQIELVATNEGDPRDPWDSKSVPAEYAIRGQHSSVLTVRDAEGTVGLMVNDLGMRIVEQEGGRTRLAAGPGGPGALVDVHASGLAPEGLTAGGTVHHIAFRVPDQETQLAWRNDLVSRGHQVTEILDRQYFTSIYFREPGGVLFEIATDTPGFDIDEPLLELGRSLKLPPWLEPSREAIEARVQPVTLPTENNPEVAA from the coding sequence ATGACCGCCGCCACACAGGGTCTGCACCACGTCACCGCACTCGCGGGCGACCCGCAGAAGAACATCGACTTCTACATCACCGGGCTCGGGCTTCGACTGGTGAAGAAGACCGTCAACTTCGACGCCCCCGGCACGTACCACCTCTACTACGGAGACGAGGCGGGCCGACCCGGCAGTCTGATGACCTTCTTCCCCTGGCGCGGGATCGCACCCGGGCGGATCGGCGCGGGCCAGTCGACCTCGACGGCGTTCTCGGTTCCCGCCGGGTCGCTCAGCTGGTGGGTCGACCACTTCGCATCGGTCGGCTCGGAGGCCAAGATCACCTCGAGGAGCTCGACCGACGAGCGCCTTCTCGTGCGCGACCCCGACGGGCTGCAGATCGAGCTCGTCGCGACGAACGAGGGCGACCCGCGCGACCCCTGGGACTCCAAGAGCGTTCCTGCCGAGTACGCGATCCGCGGGCAGCACTCGAGCGTTCTCACCGTGCGCGACGCCGAGGGAACCGTGGGCCTCATGGTGAACGACCTCGGCATGCGGATCGTCGAGCAGGAGGGCGGGCGCACGCGCCTGGCGGCCGGCCCGGGTGGCCCGGGCGCCCTCGTCGACGTGCACGCATCCGGCCTCGCACCCGAGGGCCTGACCGCCGGCGGCACCGTGCACCACATCGCGTTCCGGGTGCCCGACCAGGAAACCCAGCTGGCGTGGCGCAACGACCTTGTCTCGCGCGGCCACCAGGTGACCGAGATCCTCGACCGGCAGTACTTCACGAGCATCTACTTCCGCGAGCCGGGCGGCGTGCTGTTCGAGATCGCGACCGACACCCCCGGTTTCGACATCGACGAGCCGCTGCTCGAACTCGGCCGCTCGCTGAAGCTGCCGCCGTGGCTCGAGCCGTCGCGCGAAGCGATCGAGGCGCGGGTGCAGCCGGTGACGCTGCCGACCGAGAACAACCCCGAGGTCGCCGCGTGA
- a CDS encoding ABC transporter ATP-binding protein: MASDGITATHVRRSFGDVRAVRDVSLHALPGKVTGLVGPNGSGKTTLLLMLSSLLAPDAGEIRVAGIDPVAEPQRARAVIGWMPDALGAWGSLTVRETLVTTGRLYDLPRGDATVRAESLIDLLDLRALAAAPARVLSRGQKQRLGLARALVHDPRVLLLDEPASGLDPESRVHLRVLLRRLADDGRTILISSHILSELEELVDDAAFLIAGESVSSDRVAASAQRQRFWRVRVAGGDVRAAQAAIAAALERTDVTGDRAGALVSFSSESDAAAGLAAIVGAGIAVAEFAPSTGRLEQTLLDLRDEAGRPPSPVAEASTAGPAPAAAADPPTGDTDTTGEGDR, encoded by the coding sequence ATCGCCTCCGACGGAATCACGGCCACGCATGTCCGGCGGTCGTTCGGTGACGTCCGTGCCGTCCGCGACGTGAGCCTGCATGCCCTTCCCGGCAAGGTCACCGGGCTCGTCGGGCCCAATGGCTCGGGCAAGACCACGCTCCTCTTGATGCTCTCGTCGCTGCTGGCTCCCGACGCGGGCGAGATCCGCGTCGCCGGCATCGACCCGGTCGCCGAGCCGCAGCGGGCTCGAGCCGTCATCGGATGGATGCCCGACGCGCTCGGCGCGTGGGGCTCGCTCACGGTGCGCGAGACCCTCGTCACGACCGGGCGGCTGTACGACCTGCCGCGGGGCGACGCGACGGTTCGGGCGGAGTCGCTGATCGACCTCCTCGATCTGCGCGCGCTCGCCGCGGCGCCCGCGCGGGTGCTCTCACGCGGACAGAAGCAGCGCCTCGGGCTCGCCCGCGCGCTGGTGCACGACCCGCGCGTGCTGCTGCTCGACGAGCCGGCCTCGGGCCTGGACCCCGAGTCGCGCGTGCACCTGCGGGTGCTGTTGCGCCGGCTCGCCGACGACGGACGCACGATCCTGATCTCGAGCCACATCCTGTCCGAGCTCGAAGAGCTCGTCGATGACGCCGCGTTCCTCATCGCCGGCGAGTCGGTCTCGTCCGACCGGGTCGCCGCGTCGGCGCAGCGTCAGCGGTTCTGGCGCGTGAGGGTCGCGGGCGGTGACGTCCGTGCCGCGCAGGCCGCGATCGCGGCCGCGCTGGAGAGGACGGATGTCACGGGCGACCGCGCCGGTGCGCTCGTATCGTTCTCGAGCGAGTCCGACGCGGCCGCGGGGCTCGCGGCCATCGTCGGTGCCGGGATCGCGGTGGCGGAGTTCGCGCCGTCGACGGGGCGGCTCGAGCAGACCCTGCTCGACCTGCGGGACGAGGCAGGTCGACCGCCGTCGCCCGTCGCCGAGGCATCGACAGCGGGCCCGGCGCCCGCAGCGGCGGCGGACCCGCCCACCGGCGATACGGACACCACGGGGGAGGGCGACCGATGA
- a CDS encoding ABC transporter permease, whose product MSAQRIATIIRLELTQRVRSVAWYVLLGIFGVLLLGVTALTFISVPRDAFQEAGSTAYSIIVFFVLLLVVLVSPTLSGNAINGDRDAATLAPVQVTLATTTDIMVGKFLAAWITGLAFLVVAAPFLIFAAVFGEVRPDVLLVSLVILVIEVAVVAGLGVALSGILARPLFSVAVTYLTVAALVVGTPIAFGLVGTAFPTEIESRQRFLEPVWQEPMQVPEECMTAEPGATTPSPECVDLGFGPGVEEPEYVCGEWMTSTYTVPRFDRVWWLLSANPFVILADATPTVWRDGYPVDAFGTLKVGVRTAQIAPETQQVYDECENATLTPGEQYPTVEEQVDGTVPSWFVGLGVQLALLALLMWRAAVRTHTPSRRLPPGTRIA is encoded by the coding sequence ATGAGCGCTCAGCGCATCGCCACCATCATCCGCCTGGAGCTGACCCAGCGTGTGCGGAGCGTCGCCTGGTACGTGCTCCTCGGGATCTTCGGGGTGCTGCTGCTCGGGGTGACCGCACTGACCTTCATCTCGGTGCCGCGCGACGCGTTCCAGGAGGCGGGGAGCACGGCGTACTCGATCATCGTGTTCTTCGTGCTGCTGCTGGTGGTGCTCGTCTCGCCCACCCTCAGCGGCAACGCCATCAACGGCGACCGAGACGCGGCAACGCTGGCGCCTGTGCAGGTGACGCTTGCGACGACGACCGACATCATGGTCGGCAAGTTCCTGGCGGCGTGGATCACGGGGCTCGCGTTCCTCGTCGTGGCGGCGCCGTTCCTGATCTTCGCCGCCGTGTTCGGCGAGGTCCGGCCCGACGTGCTGCTGGTGTCACTCGTGATCCTCGTCATCGAGGTGGCGGTGGTCGCCGGGTTGGGGGTCGCGCTCAGCGGCATCCTCGCTCGTCCTCTCTTCTCGGTGGCGGTGACCTATCTGACCGTCGCCGCGCTCGTCGTGGGGACGCCGATCGCGTTCGGGCTCGTGGGCACGGCGTTCCCGACCGAGATCGAGTCGCGTCAGCGCTTCCTGGAGCCGGTGTGGCAGGAGCCGATGCAGGTGCCCGAGGAGTGCATGACGGCCGAGCCCGGGGCGACCACGCCCTCGCCGGAGTGCGTCGACCTCGGCTTCGGGCCCGGGGTGGAGGAGCCGGAGTACGTGTGCGGGGAGTGGATGACCTCGACCTACACCGTGCCGCGCTTCGACCGCGTGTGGTGGCTGCTGTCGGCGAACCCGTTCGTGATCCTCGCCGATGCGACGCCGACGGTGTGGCGCGATGGCTACCCGGTCGATGCGTTCGGAACGCTGAAGGTCGGCGTGAGGACCGCGCAGATCGCTCCCGAGACGCAGCAGGTCTACGACGAGTGCGAGAACGCGACCCTCACGCCCGGGGAGCAGTACCCGACGGTCGAGGAGCAGGTCGACGGCACCGTGCCGAGCTGGTTCGTGGGACTCGGGGTGCAGCTGGCGCTTCTCGCCCTGCTGATGTGGCGCGCCGCGGTGCGGACGCACACGCCGTCGCGGCGGCTTCCGCCGGGCACGCGGATCGCGTAG